One Euphorbia lathyris chromosome 1, ddEupLath1.1, whole genome shotgun sequence DNA segment encodes these proteins:
- the LOC136202554 gene encoding cytochrome P450 726A27-like produces the protein MSIQQGQIPAVVFSSVETANQVLKIQGYLFSERPHLLSREIASYNDMDMASAPYGDYWRQIRKITTLQFLSPKRILSFQSVREKQISNFIKLLGSKEGSSVNLPRIISDLIDNIFLITILGKNGESEQTILPMLENVQNAIIAGAASDLFPSLKFLLYFLSGAKSRMQKVHKDIDNVLEDIINEHRNQTSFGDNFLDVLLNQQKNGDREFPLTNQSIKANIVQMFGGRGTTFKVLEGSIAELMKNPEVMRKAQEEVRRVFGEKGKAEESRIKELKYLKLVIKETLRLHTPITFIFRQCKERTKVMGYDIRPKTTILVNAWAIGRDPIVWNEPEKFYPERFEDSQIDYRGGNMELIPLGAGKRICPAITLAITYVELLLANLLYHFDWKLPDGVTPANLDMTEIFHGTLKRKEDLNMIPIPFSPLSQDQAKKITSSEFME, from the exons ATGAGCATTCAACAAGGCCAAATCCCGGCAGTTGTGTTTTCTTCAGTAGAAACAGCCAACCAAGTCCTCAAAATTCAGGGCTACCTATTCAGTGAACGTCCACATCTCCTCTCCCGAGAAATTGCAAGTTACAATGACATGGACATGGCATCTGCGCCATATGGAGATTATTGGAgacaaataaggaaaattacgACACTGCAATTTCTTAGTCCCAAAAGGATTTTATCCTTCCAATCAGTCCGAGAAAAACAAATATCAAATTTCATCAAATTGCTTGGTTCTAAAGAGGGGTCATCTGTCAATCTTCCGAGAATCATCTCAGATTTGATTGATAATATTTTTCTGATAACCATATTGGGTAAGAATGGGGAAAGTGAACAAACTATATTACCTATGTTAGAAAATGTGCAGAATGCAATAATTGCTGGTGCTGCTTCTGATTTATTCCCTTCCTTGAAATTCTTACTTTATTTTCTAAGTGGAGCAAAGTCAAGAATGCAGAAAGTGCACAAAGACATAGACAATGTACTTGAAGACATCATAAATGAACACAGAAATCAAACCAGCTTTGGAGATAACTTTTTGGATGTTCTTTTGAATCAACAGAAAAATGGAGACCGGGAATTTCCATTAACAAACCAAAGCATCAAAGCAAATATTGTG CAAATGTTCGGTGGGAGGGGGACAACCTTTAAAGTTCTGGAAGGGTCTATTGCAGAGCTGATGAAGAACCCAGAAGTAATGAGAAAAGCACAAGAAGAGGTGAGGAGAGTCTTTGGGGAAAAGGGAAAAGCGGAGGAATCAAgaattaaagaattaaaatatttgaaattaGTTATCAAAGAAACTCTTAGATTACACACACCAATAACCTTCATTTTCAGACAGTGCAAGGAAAGAACAAAAGTTATGGGATACGATATTCGCCCCAAAACTACAATTCTGGTTAACGCTTGGGCAATTGGAAGAGACCCTATTGTTTGGAATGAACCTGAAAAATTCTATCCAGAAAGATTTGAAGATAGTCAAATAGATTATAGAGGTGGAAATATGGAACTAATACCATTAGGTGCAGGAAAAAGAATATGTCCAGCAATTACTTTGGCCATAACGTATGTGGAGCTTCTGCTTGCAAACTTATTATATCATTTTGATTGGAAACTACCAGATGGAGTCACACCTGCCAATCTTGATATGACTGAAATTTTTCATGGTAccttgaaaagaaaagaagatctTAACATGATTCCCATTCCATTTTCTCCATTGTCTCAAGATCAGGCCAAGAAAATTACATCTTCAGAATTCATGGAATAA